CGACGGTGAACAGTGGAGCGCGGGCCGGCTGCACGCCGACGTCAACCGGCTCGTCCACGGGTTGCGCGCCGCCGGGATGCGCACCGGCGACTCCTTCGCCGTCGTCCTGCCCAACGGCGTCGAGTTCCTCACCGCCTACCTCGCCGCCTCACAGGCCGGCTTCTACCTCGTCCCGGTCAACCACCACCTCGTCGGCCCCGAGATCGCCTGGATCGTCGCCGACAGCGGGGCCAAGGTGCTCATCACCCACGAGCGCTTCGCCGAGGCCGCCACGGCGGCGGCCGACGAAGCCGGCCTGCCCGCGGGCCACCGCTACGCCGTCGGAGCGGTGGCCGGTTTCCGCCCCTACGAGGACCTCCTCGCCCCGCACCCCGCCACGCCGCCCGCCGACCGCACCCTCGGCTGGGTCATGAACTACACCTCCGGCACCACCGGCCGGCCGCGCGGCATCCGTCGCCCGCTGCCCGGGAAGCTCCCCGAGGAGACGTACCTCGGGGGATTCCTCGGCATCTTCGGCATCCGCCCCTTCGACGGCAACGTCCACCTCGTCTGCTCGCCGCTCTACCACACCGCCGTCCTGCAGTTCGCGGGCGCCGCGCTGCACATCGGGCACCCGCTGGTCCTCATGGACAAGTGGACACCGGCCGAGATGCTGCGCCTGATCGACCAGTACGCGTGCACCCACACCCACATGGTGCCGACGCAGTTCCACCGCCTGCTCGCACTCCCGCAGGAGACGAAGGAGGCCTACGACGTCAGCTCCATGCGGCACGCCATCCACGGCGCCGCGCCCTGCCCCGACCACGTCAAGCGGGCGATGATCGACTGGTGGGGCGGGTGCGTGGAGGAGTACTACGCCGCCAGCGAGGGCGGGGGTGCCTTCGCCACCGCCGAGGACTGGCTGAAGAAGCCCGGAACCGTCGGCAAGGCCTGGCCGATCAGCGAACTCGCCGTCTTCGACGACGACGGCAACCGGCTGCCGCCCGGCGAACTCGGAACCGTGTACATCAAGATGAACACCGGCGGTTTCAGCTACCACAAGGACGAGGGCAAGACCCGAAAGAACCGCATCGGCGACTTCTTCACCGTCGGCGACCTGGGGCTGATGGACGAGGAGGGGTACCTCTTCCTCCGGGACCGCAAGATCGACATGATCATCTCCGGCGGGGTCAACATCTATCCGGCGGAGATCGAATCCGCCCTCCTCACCCACCCGGCGGTCGCGGACGCCGCCGCCTTCGGCATCCCGCACGACGACTGGGGCGAGGAGGTCAAGGCCGTCATCGAGCCCGCCGAGGGCTTCGAGGCGGGTGACGCGCTGGCCGCCGAGATCCTGCACCACTGCGAACGGCAGCTGGCCGCCTACAAGCGCCCCAAGACGGTCGACTTCATCGCGACGATGCCCCGCGATCCCAACGGCAAGCTGTACAAGCGGCGGCTGCGCGACCCGTACTGGGAGGGGCGTGAGCGCGCCGTGTGACGCAGGGGGGTGACGGTTCTGGCAAGTTGGCCGACATGAGTACGGCAACGCACAGAACGTCCCTGTTCGACTGGACCGTCGTGGTCCCCGTGGTGGCCATCGTCGCGCTCGTCCTCAGCTGGGGGCGCGACCTGCCGGCCTTCGCGGTGGGGCTGGTCTCCCTTTGCCTGGCGGGCGCGGTCCTGGCGGCCGTCCACCACGCGGAGGTGGTGGCCCTCCGGGTCGGCGAACCCTTCGGCTCCCTCGTCCTGGCCGTCGCCGTCACCATCATCGAGGTGGCCCTGATCGTCACCCTGATGGCCGGTGGCGGCGACAAGACCGCCTCGCTGGCCCGGGACACCGTCTTCGCCGCCGTCATGATCACGTGCAACGGCATCGTCGGCGTATCCCTCCTGGTCGGCGCCCTGCGCAACCGGGTCGTCGTCTTCCACGCCGAGGGCTCGGGCGGGGCGCTGGCCACCGTCGCGACGCTCGCCGTACTGAGCCTGGTGCTGCCGACGTTCACCACGAGCAAGCCCGGCCCCGAGTTCTCCAGCGCCCAGCTGACCTTCGCCGCGTGTGCCTCCCTCGCGCTCTACGGCCTGTTCATCGCCGTACAGACGGTCCGTCACCGCGACTACTTCCTCCCGGTGGACACCCGGGGGAGCGGGGCGCCGGAGGCCGGGGACGCGTCGGGGGAGGACGCCCACGCGGTGGCGCCGAGCCTGCGTGCCGCCCTGATCAGTCTCGGTCTGCTGCTGGTCGCGCTCGTCGCGGTGGTGGGCGACGCCAAGGCCGTCTCGCCGACCATCGAGCGGGGCGTCGCCGACGCCGGGCTGCCGCACGCCGTCGTCGGTGTGATCATCGCACTGCTGGTGCTGGCTCCCGAGACCCTGGCCGCCGTCCGCGCCGCCCGCCGCGACCGGATGCAGACCAGTCTCAACCTGGCCTACGGCTCCGCCATCGCCAGCATCGGCCTGACCATCCCGGCCATCGCGCTGGCCACGATCTGGCTCTCCGGACCGCTGCTGCTGGGTCTGGGCCCGGTCCACATGGTGCTGCTGGCGCTGACGGTGGTCGTCAGCGCCCTGACGATCGTGCCGGGGCGGGCGACGTTGCTCCAGGGCGGCGTGCACATCGTGCTCCTGGCCGCGTACCTGTTCCTCGCCGTGAGCCCGTGAGGCGTCTCGTACGCCCCCGGCGGCACGGGCCGGGGGCGTACGTCCTCGCGCCGGGCGGGGTCAGGCGTCGTCGAAGTCCGTGCCGCGGCTGACGGTCTCCCAGGCGTCGGCCTCGGCGCGAACGGCGTCCGCGTGGGCCCGGATGAACTCCACGGCGTCAGTGCCCAGCACGAGCCGCAGCGGGGTCTGCGGGGCGTCCAGGGCGGCGAGGATCGCGGCGACGGCCTTGACGGGGTCCCCGGGCTGGTGGCCGTCGCTCGCCGGGAGCCCGACCCGCACGGGGCCGACGATGTCCTCGTAGGCGGGCAGCGGGGTCGTGGACCGCAGCGCGCCACCGCCCGCGAAGCTCGTGCGGAACGAGCCGGGTTCCACGATCAGCACCTTGATCCCGAAGGGGGCCACCTCGGCGGCGAGCGCCTCGGTCAGACCCTCCAGGGCGAACTT
This Streptomyces sp. NBC_00539 DNA region includes the following protein-coding sequences:
- a CDS encoding acyl-CoA synthetase, with the translated sequence MTETNGFWAQAAAEPDRTVLTAPDGEQWSAGRLHADVNRLVHGLRAAGMRTGDSFAVVLPNGVEFLTAYLAASQAGFYLVPVNHHLVGPEIAWIVADSGAKVLITHERFAEAATAAADEAGLPAGHRYAVGAVAGFRPYEDLLAPHPATPPADRTLGWVMNYTSGTTGRPRGIRRPLPGKLPEETYLGGFLGIFGIRPFDGNVHLVCSPLYHTAVLQFAGAALHIGHPLVLMDKWTPAEMLRLIDQYACTHTHMVPTQFHRLLALPQETKEAYDVSSMRHAIHGAAPCPDHVKRAMIDWWGGCVEEYYAASEGGGAFATAEDWLKKPGTVGKAWPISELAVFDDDGNRLPPGELGTVYIKMNTGGFSYHKDEGKTRKNRIGDFFTVGDLGLMDEEGYLFLRDRKIDMIISGGVNIYPAEIESALLTHPAVADAAAFGIPHDDWGEEVKAVIEPAEGFEAGDALAAEILHHCERQLAAYKRPKTVDFIATMPRDPNGKLYKRRLRDPYWEGRERAV
- a CDS encoding calcium:proton antiporter; its protein translation is MSTATHRTSLFDWTVVVPVVAIVALVLSWGRDLPAFAVGLVSLCLAGAVLAAVHHAEVVALRVGEPFGSLVLAVAVTIIEVALIVTLMAGGGDKTASLARDTVFAAVMITCNGIVGVSLLVGALRNRVVVFHAEGSGGALATVATLAVLSLVLPTFTTSKPGPEFSSAQLTFAACASLALYGLFIAVQTVRHRDYFLPVDTRGSGAPEAGDASGEDAHAVAPSLRAALISLGLLLVALVAVVGDAKAVSPTIERGVADAGLPHAVVGVIIALLVLAPETLAAVRAARRDRMQTSLNLAYGSAIASIGLTIPAIALATIWLSGPLLLGLGPVHMVLLALTVVVSALTIVPGRATLLQGGVHIVLLAAYLFLAVSP